Below is a genomic region from Longimicrobiaceae bacterium.
CGGTGGCGCGCATCCGGGAGCGCATCGCCGCCCTCGCGCCCGCAGGCAGCGCCGCGCCGCCTTCGATCCGATAAGCAGCCTCGTGATCCGCGTCCGGACGCCATGCGGGCCGATGCCGAGCCCTGACATCTCTTTCCACGTCCACACGTTCTGCCGTCGCATGCCCAACCTGCCGATTCCGTCCCCCTCCGTGCGAGCCGTTCTCCGTGCCGCCGCCGTCGCCGTGCTTCTCGCCTGCGCACCCGCCGCGCATGCCCAGGGGCCTGGCGCCGCGCCGTCCCCAACGCCGCCGCGGCCCGCGCTGCCGGACACGGCGGATCCGAACGAGTGGTCGTCGTACTACAACCGCGGCGTCAGGCTGGCGCAGGTGTGGGACAGCGTGCCCGCAGCCGATGCGGCGTTCTACTGGGCCGGCCGCCTGGACCCGAGCCGCCCGGAGCCGCTCCAGGGCCGGTGGGTGGCGTTCTGGCTGCGCCACCAGGGCATCCTGTTCGGCGGCGATCGTGCGGCGTTCCGCCGTCCCGAGGTCCTGGCCGCCGATTCGCTCCGGTGGCGGGCCACGCTGCGCAACCCGTTCTTCTCGCGCAACCTGGACATGCTGATCTACGCCCACGTCGCCCCCTTCACCGGGGTGGACAGGTGGATGCGAGCGATGCTCACGTACGCCAACGGCAGCTACGCCGAAGCCGCCAGGCTGGCGGGCGCCGCGCTCCGGTCCGATAAGAAGTACGAGATGTCGCTCCGCGAGGTACGGCAGCTCTCCTTCGCCGCGGCGAACCAGCTGGACAGCGCGCGCGTGGAGACGCAGCGGATGCTGGACTTGTCGCGCGCCCGCGACGAGCGCGAGCGGGTGCTGGTGTACGAGGGCAAGGAGCTGCTGGCGTACGAGCTGGGCCTGATCGACGCAGCCCGGGGCGACCTGCGCGGCGCGCGCGAGGTGCTGGCGAACGCGCTGGTGGAGAACATGGCCTTCTACCCGGCTCACACCGCCCTCGCCGACGTGGCGCTCGCGACGGGCGACACCGCCACCGCGCTGGCCGAGTACGCGCAGGCGGTGATCCTCGCGCCCGACGACCCGCTGGTGCGCTTCCGCTACGGCGGCCTGCTGCTGCACACCGCCAGCTACGCCGAAGCCGCCATGCAGCTCCGCATCGCCAGCCGCGCCGAGCCGTGGTGGCCCGAGGCGTCGCTCAACTTGGGCGTCGCGCTCGAAGCATCGGGCGACAACGCCGGCGCTCTGGATGCCTACACGCAGTTCGTCGCACATGCCCCCCGCCGCATGGCCGCATCCGTGACGCAGATCCAGGAGCGCATCGCCGCCCTCGCTCCCGCCGCAGACACCACGGCCGCCGCTACGTCACCGTCGCCGGACCATCCGTAGCACATTCGGGCAGGTGGACTATTTTCGGCAGATGAAAACGAGAGGCCCCGGCATCCGCGCCGGGGCCTCTCGTCGTTGGCAGTGAGTCCGCAAAGGCGGACTTTGCGCCTCTGTTGCCGCGGTTTCAACCGCCAGGCTCCCCCCGCTCCGCCCCACATCCCCCGAACCTCTACGCCGCCTCCGCCTTGTCCAGCGCCTCGCGGGCGGCGCGGTAGCCTTCCTCCAGGAAGAACTGCGTGCGCTCGAAGTCCCAGCCGCCCAGGTGGCCGATCTTGGGGCGGATGTACACCAGCGGCGGGCCGTCGTAGTTGTCCAGGCAGCGGCTGCGCTGCTCCTGGAGGTTGAGCCCCAGCACGCGGTCGTGCACCGCCAGCAGCCCGTTATTGAGGAAGTTCACCTCCGGCGGCAGCAGGTCCGACCCCACGTCCACCCCGATGATGCGGTCCGCCGGCTCGCCCCACTTGGCCGCCTTGCGGATGGGGAAGACGTCGATCACGCCGCCGTCCACCATCACGTCGCCGCCATACTTGAGCGGCGGGAAGTAGATGGGCAGCGCGCAC
It encodes:
- a CDS encoding tetratricopeptide repeat protein, coding for MRAVLRAAAVAVLLACAPAAHAQGPGAAPSPTPPRPALPDTADPNEWSSYYNRGVRLAQVWDSVPAADAAFYWAGRLDPSRPEPLQGRWVAFWLRHQGILFGGDRAAFRRPEVLAADSLRWRATLRNPFFSRNLDMLIYAHVAPFTGVDRWMRAMLTYANGSYAEAARLAGAALRSDKKYEMSLREVRQLSFAAANQLDSARVETQRMLDLSRARDERERVLVYEGKELLAYELGLIDAARGDLRGAREVLANALVENMAFYPAHTALADVALATGDTATALAEYAQAVILAPDDPLVRFRYGGLLLHTASYAEAAMQLRIASRAEPWWPEASLNLGVALEASGDNAGALDAYTQFVAHAPRRMAASVTQIQERIAALAPAADTTAAATSPSPDHP